A section of the Oryza sativa Japonica Group chromosome 1, ASM3414082v1 genome encodes:
- the LOC136356737 gene encoding uncharacterized protein, with the protein MDWASLPADLLFSISSHLREPEDFVRFRAVCPQWRAAVSHKEHAFFQPWIMASRWLEDEYSENVLFYSLSTLKTIKVHVPDMKSRRIAASGSSHLIAIDKDDDLSAVLINPLSGKTTALPRLPKFFHDNGAHGWITGEGVITVVLNNWMSENMALWYRGGGITMKGWAVVPRWKLRLRVSHYLRKLAAYGDQMEMHLIDLGGDNEDSVVLLQETKKVELLGGCWPRSDEVFKATRPCHHEWFSLYRNVEQEEIPVHDIGNVMVVQSRDSCTRTYMIPASRDFAALGSRNAFYYLWKQFDAGGSYNALFKKCLASEVLTFVKRLPEDWKLSDEWFMPSLKY; encoded by the coding sequence ATGGATTGGGCTTCACTCCCAGCAGACCTCCTCTTCTCCATCTCAAGCCATCTACGCGAGCCGGAAGATTTCGTCCGCTTCCGTGCCGTCTGCCCACAGTGGCGAGCCGCCGTGTCGCATAAAGAGCACGCCTTCTTCCAGCCTTGGATCATGGCAAGCCGCTGGCTTGAGGACGAATATTCCGAAAACGTCCTCTTCTACTCGCTCTCCACTCTGAAAACCATCAAGGTACATGTCCCTGACATGAAGAGCAGGCGTATTGCTGCGTCTGGTTCCAGCCACCTCATAGCCATTGACAAAGACGATGACTTGTCCGCTGTGCTCATTAACCCGCTCTCCGGGAAGACCACGGCGCTACCTCGCCTCCCCAAGTTCTTCCACGACAATGGCGCTCACGGTTGGATTACTGGTGAAGGGGTCATCACGGTGGTGCTCAACAATTGGATGAGCGAAAACATGGCGCTATGGTACCGTGGCGGTGGGATCACTATGAAGGGTTGGGCTGTAGTGCCTAGGTGGAAGTTGAGGTTGAGGGTGTCACACTACCTGAGAAAGCTTGCTGCCTATGGTGACCAGATGGAGATGCATCTGATAGACCTCGGCGGCGACAACGAAGACAGCGTTGTGCTACTGCAGGAGACGAAGAAGGTTGAGTTGCTTGGCGGCTGCTGGCCTAGGTCAGACGAGGTTTTCAAGGCAACTAGGCCATGCCATCACGAATGGTTCTCACTGTACAGGAATGTTGAACAGGAGGAAATTCCAGTCCATGACATCGGAAATGTCATGGTAGTTCAAAGTCGTGATTCTTGCACCCGCACCTACATGATCCCAGCAAGTCGTGACTTTGCTGCACTCGGTAGCAGAAATGCCTTCTACTACCTCTGGAAGCAGTTCGACGCTGGTGGCTCATACAATGCATTGTTCAAGAAGTGCTTAGCTAGCGAAGTGTTAACCTTTGTGAAGCGGCTACCAGAAGATTGGAAGTTGTCGGACGAGTGGTTCATGCCATCTTTAAAGTACTAG